One Mucilaginibacter ginkgonis genomic region harbors:
- a CDS encoding RNA recognition motif domain-containing protein — protein MNIFVGSLPYSLKEEDLKELFEAYGEVSSAKVIIDRETGRSKGFGFVEMSDDESGQKAIDGLNGVEVSGRSIAVSQAEERKAGGGGRSGGFGGGRSSGGYGGGSRGGNGGGYGGGSRGGNGGGYNKGGNGGSRY, from the coding sequence ATGAACATTTTTGTAGGAAGTCTGCCTTACTCGTTAAAGGAAGAAGATTTAAAAGAATTATTTGAAGCTTATGGCGAAGTAAGCTCTGCTAAAGTTATTATAGACAGAGAAACCGGACGCAGCAAAGGTTTTGGCTTTGTTGAAATGAGCGATGACGAAAGCGGTCAAAAAGCTATCGACGGCCTTAACGGTGTTGAAGTGAGCGGTCGTAGCATTGCTGTAAGTCAGGCCGAAGAACGCAAAGCGGGCGGCGGTGGCCGTAGCGGCGGTTTCGGTGGTGGCCGCAGCAGCGGTGGTTACGGCGGCGGCAGCCGTGGTGGCAACGGCGGCGGTTACGGTGGCGGCAGCCGCGGCGGTAACGGCGGTGGTTACAATAAAGGTGGCAACGGCGGCAGCCGTTACTAA